The following coding sequences are from one Chloroflexota bacterium window:
- the tuf gene encoding elongation factor Tu: MAKKKFDRTKPHVNIGTIGHVDHGKTTLTSAITRVLATAGKAEYRAYDSIDNAPEEKARGLTIQIAHIEYETEKRHYAHVDCPGHADYIKNMITGAAQMDGAILVVSAFDGPMPQTREHILLARQVEVPYILVALNKVDLMEDAELLELVELEVRELLTKYGFPGDATPIVRVSGLKAGECGCGKRECQWCGGIWKLMDAVDSYIPNPVRSKDKPFLMPIEDVFSIKGRGTVPTGRVERGTVKSGDEVEIVGLGETRKTVVISLEMFHKILDYSEPGDAVGVLLRGVEREQITRGQVLAKPGSIKPHTQAEAQVYVLSKEEGGRHTPFFNGYKPQLYIRTTDVTGEMLLPQGMEMAMPGDDVKMTIKLITAVALEEGLHFAIREGGKTVGAGVFTHIIE, from the coding sequence ATGGCAAAGAAGAAATTCGATCGAACAAAGCCGCATGTCAACATTGGCACGATTGGGCACGTCGACCACGGCAAGACAACGTTGACCTCAGCTATTACCAGGGTGCTGGCCACAGCAGGTAAAGCTGAGTATCGAGCCTATGATTCGATCGATAATGCCCCTGAAGAAAAGGCCAGGGGACTAACGATACAGATTGCTCACATAGAATATGAGACGGAGAAGCGTCACTACGCCCATGTGGATTGCCCCGGCCACGCTGACTATATTAAGAATATGATCACCGGAGCCGCCCAAATGGATGGAGCTATACTGGTTGTCAGTGCCTTCGATGGCCCGATGCCCCAGACCAGAGAGCATATCTTGCTGGCGCGCCAGGTGGAAGTACCTTATATCCTGGTTGCCCTGAATAAGGTGGATCTCATGGAGGACGCCGAACTGCTGGAATTGGTAGAGCTGGAGGTAAGGGAGTTGCTTACCAAGTACGGTTTCCCCGGTGATGCGACACCGATAGTGAGAGTCAGCGGACTCAAAGCCGGTGAATGCGGCTGTGGTAAGAGGGAGTGTCAATGGTGTGGAGGCATCTGGAAATTGATGGATGCAGTGGATTCATATATCCCGAATCCCGTGCGATCGAAGGATAAGCCTTTCCTTATGCCGATTGAAGATGTTTTCAGCATTAAGGGACGCGGCACTGTGCCTACAGGAAGGGTAGAGCGTGGTACTGTCAAGTCGGGTGATGAGGTAGAGATAGTAGGCCTGGGAGAAACCAGGAAGACTGTGGTTATCAGCCTGGAGATGTTTCACAAGATATTGGATTACTCCGAACCCGGCGATGCTGTCGGCGTCCTGCTAAGAGGTGTAGAGCGAGAGCAGATAACTAGAGGCCAGGTACTGGCCAAGCCAGGCTCGATCAAGCCCCATACCCAGGCAGAAGCCCAGGTATACGTTTTGAGCAAGGAGGAGGGTGGAAGGCATACCCCATTCTTCAATGGCTACAAACCACAGTTATACATCAGAACCACAGATGTAACTGGAGAAATGCTTCTGCCACAAGGTATGGAGATGGCCATGCCTGGTGATGACGTAAAGATGACCATCAAGCTAATCACCGCCGTAGCCCTCGAGGAAGGTCTCCATTTTGCTATCCGGGAGGGAGGCAAGACCGTGGGCGCTGGGGTGTTCACCCACATCATTGAATAG
- the rpmG gene encoding 50S ribosomal protein L33, whose product MAKKADVRGIIYLACPECKERTYTTTKNRKNDQQRLELKKYCPRCRIHTLHKETK is encoded by the coding sequence GTGGCAAAAAAAGCTGACGTTAGAGGTATTATTTATCTGGCCTGCCCCGAGTGCAAGGAGAGAACCTATACCACTACCAAGAACAGGAAAAATGATCAACAGCGGTTGGAATTGAAAAAATACTGCCCCCGCTGTCGGATTCATACCCTCCACAAGGAGACCAAATAG
- the secE gene encoding preprotein translocase subunit SecE, giving the protein MVTKRASGVKRLGSRFRFFGDTIAELKKVTWPTRQEAIRLTVTVLIVCIIIGAFLALADYGFSRLVRDVFMPKA; this is encoded by the coding sequence GTGGTCACCAAAAGGGCCAGCGGAGTCAAGAGGCTTGGCTCGAGGTTCAGATTCTTTGGAGACACTATAGCTGAGCTCAAGAAGGTGACCTGGCCTACTAGACAAGAGGCAATCAGATTGACCGTGACGGTTCTCATCGTTTGCATTATAATAGGTGCATTCCTCGCCCTGGCAGATTATGGGTTTTCCCGCCTCGTGCGAGATGTTTTCATGCCGAAGGCATAG
- the nusG gene encoding transcription termination/antitermination protein NusG, which translates to MGEKENNKKWFMVHTYTGHENQVETNLKQRIKSMDAGADIADVVVPKIEEIEIKEGQRRKVEKKLYPGYVLVQMTMNDQSWNVVRNTPGVTSFVSTQDEQGKLIPASLEDAEVAAILEKTKVGAPQVKVGLSKGQSVRITDGPFLDFAGIIDEISPQKGKVRVLVSFFGRETPVELDFLQIERL; encoded by the coding sequence ATGGGGGAGAAAGAAAACAACAAGAAGTGGTTCATGGTTCATACCTACACCGGGCATGAGAACCAGGTTGAGACCAACCTCAAGCAGCGCATTAAGTCTATGGACGCTGGTGCAGACATAGCCGATGTAGTAGTACCTAAGATTGAAGAGATTGAAATAAAGGAAGGACAACGACGTAAGGTAGAGAAGAAACTGTACCCTGGCTATGTACTTGTCCAGATGACAATGAATGATCAGAGCTGGAACGTAGTTCGCAATACTCCGGGAGTCACCAGCTTTGTAAGCACCCAGGATGAGCAGGGCAAACTGATCCCCGCATCATTGGAAGATGCGGAGGTCGCTGCTATCCTGGAAAAAACGAAGGTCGGGGCGCCTCAGGTTAAGGTTGGCCTAAGCAAAGGCCAGAGCGTCCGCATTACCGATGGCCCCTTCCTCGATTTCGCTGGCATAATTGATGAGATTAGCCCGCAGAAAGGTAAGGTGAGAGTGCTGGTTTCTTTCTTTGGGCGCGAAACACCTGTCGAACTCGATTTTCTGCAGATAGAGAGACTTTAA
- the rplK gene encoding 50S ribosomal protein L11, with the protein MAKKVKAIIKLQLPAGKATPAPPIGPALGQHGANIMAFCKEYNERTASQEGSVIPVEVTIYEDRSFTFALKTPPTADLLKKAMGIELGSGSPRTNLIGKLPREKMREIAKIKMKDLNASDLDQATKIVEGTARSMGIESE; encoded by the coding sequence ATGGCAAAAAAGGTAAAGGCAATCATTAAGCTGCAACTCCCCGCCGGCAAGGCTACCCCGGCTCCCCCAATAGGTCCTGCTCTGGGACAGCATGGAGCCAACATTATGGCTTTCTGCAAAGAGTACAACGAGCGCACAGCTTCCCAGGAAGGTAGCGTCATCCCGGTAGAGGTCACCATCTACGAAGACCGCTCGTTTACTTTTGCCCTGAAAACCCCACCAACCGCTGATCTCCTAAAGAAGGCTATGGGAATTGAGCTAGGGAGCGGATCCCCCAGGACAAACCTGATTGGCAAGCTTCCCCGAGAGAAAATGCGTGAGATTGCTAAGATTAAGATGAAAGACCTTAATGCGTCTGACCTCGATCAGGCTACAAAGATCGTCGAAGGTACTGCACGCAGCATGGGAATTGAGAGTGAATAA